From a region of the Paraburkholderia hospita genome:
- a CDS encoding class I SAM-dependent methyltransferase, whose protein sequence is MSSKSYEVRPNQSVELLKELHILTRDGKMNQDSRRKLKQVYHLFQFIEPLLQDVKETKGELSLVDHGAGKSYLGFILYDLFVKELRDNSHIYGIETREELVSKSEELAARLGFKGMSFLNLSVAESITSDKLPPNVDIVTALHACDTATDDAIRFALEKHAKYIVVVPCCQAEVAGVLRRNKGKSLANALTEIWRHPLHTREFGSQITNVLRCLQLEAHGYQVNVTELVGWEHSMKNELIVATYKDLPRRRPAERLNEVMDTLGIPELRERFYVEA, encoded by the coding sequence ATGTCCAGCAAATCCTACGAAGTCCGTCCTAACCAGTCCGTCGAGCTGCTGAAGGAACTCCATATCCTCACGCGCGACGGCAAGATGAACCAGGACAGCCGCCGCAAGCTCAAGCAGGTCTACCACCTGTTTCAGTTCATCGAACCGTTGCTCCAGGACGTAAAAGAGACGAAAGGCGAACTGTCCCTAGTTGATCACGGCGCGGGCAAGTCCTACCTCGGCTTTATTCTCTACGACCTGTTCGTCAAGGAACTGCGGGATAACTCGCATATCTACGGCATTGAGACGCGCGAGGAGCTCGTCTCGAAGTCAGAAGAGCTGGCGGCACGCCTCGGCTTCAAGGGTATGTCGTTTCTTAATCTTTCCGTAGCCGAATCGATTACATCGGACAAACTGCCGCCGAACGTGGACATCGTCACCGCCTTGCACGCGTGCGATACGGCCACCGACGACGCCATCCGCTTCGCGCTCGAAAAACATGCGAAATACATCGTCGTCGTGCCGTGCTGTCAGGCGGAAGTGGCAGGCGTACTGCGCAGGAACAAGGGTAAGTCGCTGGCGAACGCTTTGACGGAAATCTGGCGGCATCCGCTACATACGCGCGAGTTCGGCAGTCAGATCACCAACGTGCTGCGCTGCCTGCAACTGGAAGCGCACGGCTATCAGGTCAACGTGACGGAGCTGGTCGGCTGGGAGCATTCGATGAAGAACGAGCTCATCGTCGCGACTTACAAGGACTTGCCGCGCCGGCGGCCCGCCGAGCGG
- a CDS encoding type II toxin-antitoxin system HicA family toxin has product MDTTPNGNAEQKFQELMAKLLATPEWTEKQQLELEMARDISVEMLRLAEVMRDGSVDMETCLTLLKYAKVLDFVMTTLASRRDIKPQTLRVIFKLAGLKVDEAYPG; this is encoded by the coding sequence ATGGATACGACACCCAACGGAAACGCCGAGCAGAAGTTTCAGGAGCTCATGGCGAAGCTGCTGGCCACACCCGAGTGGACAGAAAAGCAGCAACTGGAACTCGAAATGGCGCGCGACATCTCGGTCGAGATGCTGCGGCTCGCGGAAGTCATGCGCGACGGCAGCGTCGATATGGAGACGTGCCTGACCCTGCTCAAATACGCGAAAGTGCTGGACTTCGTGATGACGACGCTCGCGTCGCGCCGCGACATCAAGCCTCAGACGCTGCGCGTGATCTTCAAACTGGCCGGACTCAAAGTCGACGAAGCCTATCCGGGCTGA
- a CDS encoding MFS transporter has protein sequence MRKMRWVVILLCFLAIAVNYIDRANLAVAAPEIQKALGIGPAQMGFILSGFFWTYALMQMPFGWFVDRVGARIALPLAVGWWSLFTAATAGASSVAGMFGCRLMLGVGEAGAYPSCAKLVSQWFKPSQRALATSIFDSGSRVGSALSIPVVALIIGTLGWKASFVVTGIIGAVWIVGWLVIYRSPAHGDMTGEQDVVPDTRAARAADKVTWASLFRHRTLWGMMLGFFCLNFVIYFFITWFPSYLVQTRGFSLKSLGTLGMIPALMSIPGGWIGGLVSDALFRRGWSLTAARKTCMVGGMLVSSVITLSAFTSNIYLMLAFFGIAYGSLAFAAASIWSLPADVAPTPRHVASISGIQNFASNLAGIVITTFTGVMVALTKGSFTIPLVVAGGFCFLGAFSYLVIVGRIEPLPADPERPYVPEGAQRSHV, from the coding sequence ATGAGGAAAATGCGGTGGGTGGTGATCTTGCTCTGCTTTCTTGCTATCGCGGTGAACTACATCGACCGCGCGAATCTGGCCGTCGCCGCGCCTGAAATCCAGAAGGCGCTCGGCATCGGACCCGCGCAGATGGGCTTTATCCTGAGCGGCTTCTTCTGGACTTACGCGCTGATGCAGATGCCGTTCGGCTGGTTCGTCGATCGCGTCGGCGCGCGCATCGCGTTGCCGCTCGCAGTCGGCTGGTGGTCGCTGTTCACGGCGGCGACGGCGGGCGCGAGCAGCGTCGCCGGCATGTTCGGCTGCCGGCTGATGCTCGGCGTCGGCGAGGCGGGCGCGTATCCGTCCTGCGCGAAACTGGTCAGCCAATGGTTCAAACCGTCGCAGCGCGCGCTGGCGACGAGCATCTTCGACAGCGGCTCGCGCGTCGGCTCGGCGCTGTCGATTCCCGTCGTCGCGCTGATCATCGGCACGCTTGGCTGGAAGGCGTCGTTCGTCGTCACGGGGATCATCGGCGCGGTGTGGATCGTCGGTTGGCTCGTGATCTACCGCAGCCCGGCGCACGGCGACATGACGGGCGAGCAGGACGTCGTGCCCGATACCCGCGCCGCGCGCGCCGCCGACAAGGTCACATGGGCGTCGCTGTTTCGCCATCGCACGCTGTGGGGCATGATGCTCGGCTTCTTCTGCCTGAACTTCGTGATCTATTTCTTCATCACGTGGTTTCCGAGCTACCTCGTGCAAACGCGTGGCTTTTCGCTGAAGTCGCTCGGCACGCTCGGCATGATTCCCGCGCTGATGTCGATTCCGGGCGGCTGGATCGGCGGGCTGGTGTCGGATGCGCTGTTCCGGCGCGGCTGGAGCCTCACGGCCGCGCGCAAGACGTGCATGGTCGGCGGTATGCTGGTGTCGTCGGTGATCACGCTGTCGGCGTTCACGTCCAACATCTATCTGATGCTCGCGTTCTTCGGCATCGCGTACGGCAGCCTCGCGTTCGCCGCCGCCAGCATCTGGTCGCTGCCCGCCGACGTCGCGCCCACCCCGCGTCACGTCGCGTCGATCAGCGGCATCCAGAACTTCGCGTCGAACCTGGCGGGGATCGTCATCACGACGTTCACGGGCGTCATGGTTGCGCTGACCAAAGGCTCGTTCACGATTCCGCTGGTTGTCGCGGGCGGCTTCTGCTTTTTGGGCGCGTTCAGCTATCTTGTGATCGTCGGCCGCATCGAGCCACTGCCCGCCGATCCCGAGCGCCCATACGTGCCGGAAGGCGCGCAACGCTCGCACGTCTGA
- a CDS encoding UxaA family hydrolase — protein MSTAIAAHAAIRLHPNDDVIIATRQLVSGTRIETEDLVVTGLIPPGHKIATRAIAKGEPVKRYNQIIGVAREAIARGQHVHTHNLGMAEFAREHEFGVDTHPTAAAREPAHFMGIRRADGRVATRNYIGILTSVNCSATVARAIADHFRRDVHPEELAAFPNVDGVIALTHGLGCGVDLRGEGMAILQRTLVGYAAHANFASVLFVGLGCETNQIGGVLESGGLADNTAQLRSFTIQDSGGTRKTIERGIAMVRDMLADANRAVREKVSASHLIVGLQCGGSDGYSGISANPALGAAVDRLVQHGGTAILSETPEAYGAEHLLTRRAVSREVGEKLLARIAWWQDYCSRNGAALDNNPSAGNKVGGLTTILEKSLGAVAKGGTTNLVDVYEYAQPIRAKGFVFMDSPGYDPMSATGQVASGANLICFTTGRGSAYGCAPSPSLKLATNTALWERQEEDIDINCGGVIDGTASIDQLGADIFQMMLDCASGTRSKSELHGYGQNEFVPWQVGVVT, from the coding sequence ATGTCGACAGCCATCGCCGCGCACGCCGCAATCCGCCTTCATCCGAACGACGACGTGATCATCGCGACGCGCCAGCTCGTGTCGGGCACGCGCATCGAAACCGAGGACCTGGTCGTGACGGGTCTGATTCCGCCCGGCCACAAGATCGCGACGCGCGCGATCGCAAAGGGCGAGCCCGTCAAGCGCTACAACCAGATCATCGGCGTCGCGCGCGAGGCGATTGCCCGCGGACAGCACGTGCACACGCACAACCTAGGCATGGCCGAATTCGCGCGCGAGCACGAATTCGGCGTCGACACGCATCCGACTGCCGCGGCCCGTGAGCCGGCGCATTTCATGGGCATCCGTCGCGCGGACGGCCGCGTCGCGACGCGCAACTACATCGGCATTCTGACGAGCGTGAACTGCTCGGCGACCGTCGCGCGCGCCATCGCCGATCATTTCCGGCGCGACGTGCATCCGGAAGAACTCGCGGCGTTCCCGAACGTCGACGGCGTGATCGCGTTGACGCATGGACTTGGCTGCGGCGTCGATCTGCGCGGCGAAGGCATGGCGATCCTGCAGCGCACGCTGGTGGGTTACGCGGCGCACGCGAACTTCGCGTCGGTGCTGTTCGTCGGGCTGGGTTGCGAGACGAACCAGATTGGCGGCGTGCTCGAATCGGGCGGTCTCGCCGATAACACCGCGCAACTGCGCAGCTTCACGATTCAGGACAGCGGCGGCACGCGCAAAACCATCGAGCGCGGTATCGCGATGGTGCGCGACATGCTCGCCGACGCGAACCGCGCGGTGCGCGAGAAGGTGAGCGCGTCGCATCTGATCGTCGGCTTGCAGTGCGGCGGCTCGGACGGTTATTCGGGGATATCGGCGAATCCGGCGCTGGGCGCGGCCGTCGACCGGCTCGTGCAGCATGGCGGCACGGCGATATTGTCGGAGACGCCCGAAGCCTACGGCGCCGAGCATCTGCTCACGCGCCGCGCGGTGAGCCGCGAAGTCGGCGAGAAGCTGCTGGCGCGCATCGCGTGGTGGCAGGACTACTGCTCGCGCAACGGCGCGGCACTCGATAACAATCCGTCGGCGGGAAACAAGGTCGGCGGCTTGACGACCATTCTCGAGAAGTCGCTCGGCGCGGTGGCGAAAGGCGGCACGACAAACCTCGTCGACGTGTACGAGTACGCGCAGCCGATTCGCGCGAAGGGTTTCGTATTCATGGATTCGCCCGGCTACGACCCGATGTCGGCGACAGGCCAGGTCGCGTCGGGCGCGAACCTGATCTGCTTCACGACGGGGCGCGGCTCCGCATATGGCTGCGCGCCGTCGCCCTCGTTGAAGCTCGCGACCAACACCGCGCTGTGGGAACGCCAGGAAGAAGACATCGACATCAACTGCGGCGGCGTGATCGACGGCACGGCATCCATCGATCAGCTCGGCGCGGACATCTTCCAGATGATGCTCGACTGCGCGTCGGGCACGCGCTCGAAAAGCGAACTGCACGGCTACGGACAGAACGAGTTCGTGCCCTGGCAAGTCGGCGTGGTGACCTGA
- a CDS encoding DUF1059 domain-containing protein encodes MGRKYIDCRECPSDINCTVALCADSENELLEAAVAHAMQAHKHSDSPELRAQLKSMFHDGTPPLGAPAA; translated from the coding sequence ATGGGCCGCAAATACATCGATTGCCGCGAATGCCCGAGCGACATCAACTGCACGGTCGCCCTGTGCGCAGATTCGGAAAACGAACTGCTCGAAGCCGCCGTCGCGCACGCGATGCAGGCGCACAAGCACAGCGACTCGCCCGAACTGCGCGCGCAATTGAAGTCGATGTTCCACGACGGCACGCCGCCGCTCGGCGCGCCTGCCGCATAA